Proteins found in one Myxococcaceae bacterium JPH2 genomic segment:
- a CDS encoding protein-L-isoaspartate(D-aspartate) O-methyltransferase: MGDQERAEYLARQGIQDRRVLEAIAHLRRAEFVPEYERARADADAPLSIGHGQTISQPYIVALMTQALRLEGHERVLEIGTGSGYQTAVLAQLCREVFTVELLPDLSRSAQGLLTRLGFQNIAYRVGDGTRGWPEEAPFDAILATAAPEEVPSALLAQLTRGGRMVIPVGPVHGAQELLRIHRGAPGTLPHVEHLLPVRFVPMVETTPL; this comes from the coding sequence ATGGGAGACCAGGAGCGCGCCGAGTATCTGGCGCGACAGGGCATTCAGGATCGCCGGGTGTTGGAGGCCATCGCCCACCTGCGCCGCGCGGAGTTCGTTCCGGAATACGAGCGAGCCCGTGCCGACGCGGACGCGCCGCTGTCCATCGGTCACGGACAGACCATCAGTCAGCCGTACATCGTCGCGCTGATGACCCAGGCCCTGCGCCTCGAGGGGCACGAGCGCGTCCTGGAGATCGGCACCGGCTCTGGCTACCAGACGGCGGTGCTCGCGCAGCTCTGTCGCGAGGTCTTCACGGTGGAGCTGTTGCCGGACTTGTCGCGCTCGGCTCAGGGGCTGCTCACCCGGCTGGGCTTCCAGAACATCGCGTACCGCGTGGGCGATGGCACGCGAGGCTGGCCCGAGGAGGCGCCCTTCGACGCCATCCTGGCCACCGCCGCGCCGGAAGAGGTGCCGTCCGCCCTCTTGGCCCAACTCACGCGAGGCGGGCGCATGGTCATCCCGGTCGGCCCCGTGCACGGCGCACAGGAGCTGCTGCGCATCCACCGAGGCGCGCCGGGCACGCTGCCCCACGTGGAGCACCTGCTGCCAGTGCGCTTCGTCCCCATGGTGGAAACGACCCCACTTTGA